The DNA region TTGCGCCAATGCGGCTGCGGTCGGCCGCGCGCTCAATTTGACCCAATACACCTTTTCCACCGCAAAGCGTGGTTGCGTCAGTCGTGCCACGACCGCGCCATCGTCCGTTAAAATCAGCAGTCCTTCGGAATCGTAATCGAGTCGCCCTGCAGCATCGAGCCCGTCAAAACGTTCCGGCAACAATGACCAGACGGTGCGCCGCCGCTGCGGATCCGACTTGGTAGTCACGACCTGTTTCGGTTTGTAATAGGCCAAATAATGAAAACGCCGCACGGCGCGGAGTCGAGCCCCCCGCCACTCCACACGTGCATGCGTGGGGTCGATCACCACGCCGAGCTTGGTCACGACACGGCCATTGAGCCGCACTTCGCCCGCCGCCACGGCCGCCTCGGCGACCCGGCGTGA from Deltaproteobacteria bacterium includes:
- a CDS encoding rRNA pseudouridine synthase; translated protein: MTSCRLHKFLAQATGLSRRVAEAAVAAGEVRLNGRVVTKLGVVIDPTHARVEWRGARLRAVRRFHYLAYYKPKQVVTTKSDPQRRRTVWSLLPERFDGLDAAGRLDYDSEGLLILTDDGAVVARLTQPRFAVEKVYWVKLSARPTAAALAQWTQGIPDDGTVLRAARVRMLRAEGAHAWVEAVLTEGQTRELRRMAAAIGLTVLKLKRTAMGPVRLGRLKPGAWRKLTSPEVQQLQHSACHSQGR